A window from Mixophyes fleayi isolate aMixFle1 chromosome 12, aMixFle1.hap1, whole genome shotgun sequence encodes these proteins:
- the FRMD6 gene encoding FERM domain-containing protein 6: MSKFSFQNNRAMQDRRSVCVFLPNDDTLSIIINVKALCQELLVQVCDLLRLKDCHLFGLSVIHNNEHVYMELSQKLYKYCPKEWKREASKGIDQFGPPMIIHFRVQYYVENGRLISDRTARYYYYWHLRKQVLLSQSVTREEAYFLLAAFALQADLGNFKRNKHYGKYFEPEAYFPPWVIKKRGKDYILKHIPNIHRDQFALTVSEAHLMYIKEAARLEDVAVHYYRLYKDKKEIEASLILGLTLRGIQIFQSLGEEKQLLFDFPWTNVGKLVFVGKKFEILPDGLPSARKLIYYTGCSLRSRHLLQLLSNSHRLYMNLQPVLRQVRKLEEIEEKKQYRESYISDTLDQDMDQLEKRSRASGSSAGSVKHKRLSRHSTASHSSSHTSGIEADTKHRDIGAEDSFSGTSLHRKLKTCSSMTSHSSSHTSGAESTGKDRLEDDSQDDEIEMLVDDPKDMDLPLEISPDLCIYITEDMLLSQQTNGYSGLIVKEVNSSTSSSSETVVKLRGQSIDSLPQTACRKPKTSTDRHSLSLDDIRLYQKDFLQIAGLCQDTAQSYTFGCGHDAHDRGLYCNGCLAQQCINIHEPILPKKASKYFSLDLTHDEVPEFVV, from the exons ATGAGCAAGTTCAGCTTTCAGAATAACAGAGCTATGCAGGACCGGCGCAGCGTTTGCGTTTTCCTACCGAATGATGACACTTTAAGTATCATCATCAAT GTTAAAGCACTTTGTCAGGAGTTACTGGTCCAGGTCTGCGATCTCCTCCGGTTGAAAGATTGTCATCTCTTTGGGCTCAGCGTTATCCACA ACAATGAACACGTGTACATGGAGCTGTCTCAGAAGCTTTATAAGTACTGCCCCAAGGAGTGGAAGAGAGAAGCCAGTAAG GGTATTGACCAGTTCGGGCCACCTATGATCATTCATTTTCGAGTGCAATACTATGTTGAAAATGGCAGATTAATAAG TGACAGAACAGCGCGATACTATTACTACTGGCACCTGAGGAAACAAGTCCTGCTGTCGCAGAGCGTCACGCGGGAAGAGGCCTACTTCCTGTTAGCCGCCTTCGCTCTCCAGGCCGACCTGGGCAACTTCAAAAGAAACAAGCACTATGGAAAATACTTCGAACCAGAGGCCTACTTTCCCCCGTGG GTGATTAagaagagagggaaagattaCATCTTAAAGCACATTCCCAATATCCACCGTGACCAATTTGCACTGACCGTGTCGGAAGCACATCTCATGTACATTAAAGAGGCAGCAAGATTGGAGGACGTCGCTGTGCATTACTATCGGTTATATAAG gatAAAAAAGAGATAGAAGCCTCATTGATTCTTGGGCTAACACTACGAGGGATCCAGATCTTCCAG AGTTTGGGAGAGGAGAAACAGCTGCTCTTTGACTTCCCCTGGACGAACGTAGGAAAGCTGGTGTTTGTG GGCAAAAAGTTTGAGATTTTACCGGACGGCCTGCCCTCCGCCAGGAAGCTAATCTATTACACCGGCTGCTCCTTGCGCTCCCGCCACTTGCTTCAGCTCCTGAGTAACAGCCACCGGCTGTACATGAACCTGCAGCCCGTTCTGCGACAAGTCCGGAAGCTGGAGGAAATCGAAG AGAAGAAACAATACAGAGAGTCGTACATCAGCGACACATTGGACCAGGACATGGATCAGTTGGAGAAGCGGTCGAGGGCTAGTGGGAGCAGCGCTGGGAGCGTCAAGCACAAACGACTCTCCCGGCACTCCACGGCCAGTCACAGCAGCTCACACACCTCAGGGATAGAGGCAGATACTAAGCACAGGGACATAGGGGCAGAGGACAGCTTCTCTGGGACATCGCTCCACCGCAAGCTAAAGACCTGCAGCTCCATGACCTCTCACAGCAGCTCCCACACCTCCGGGGCAGAGAGCACGGGCAAGGACCGGCTGGAGGATGACTCGCAGGATGACG AGATTGAGATGTTGGTGGACGATCCTAAGGATATGGATCTGCCCTTGGAAATCAGTCCCGACCTGTGTATTTATATAACGGAAGACATGCTgctctcacagcagactaatggTTATTCTG GGTTAATCGTTAAAGAAGTGAACTCGTCAACTTCCAGCTCTTCAGAAACTGTGGTTAAGCTTCGTGGCCAAAGTATCGACTCATTACCGCAG acagcatgtaggaaaCCGAAGACCTCGACGGATCGGCACAGCTTGAGCCTGGACGATATCCGCTTGTACCAGAAAGACTTCCTACAGATCGCCGGCTTGTGTCAGGACACTGCCCAGAGCTACACGTTTGGCTGCGGTCACGACGCACACGATAGAGGCCTTTATTGCAACGGCTGCCTTGCCCAACAATGCATCAATATCCACGAGCCCATCTTACCcaagaaagccagcaaatacTTCTCCTTGGACCTCACCCACGACGAAGTCCCGGAGTTTGTGGTGTAA